The segment CGTGCCCCCAAATACTCAGGATTAATGGTCGCATCTGATGAACCaacagaggcaaagagaagagaggaggcctTTACTCCTTGAAAGAGTATTGAGAAAAACACAGAATCATTCATAGAGCTTTCAGCCTACATGAACCCAGCCTCGCCCATGATCAGAAGGTGAAAGCAAACGTTTTTGAGTATTAatagcatagtaaaagcaaggaGAGCTTGTAGCACACATGATCTAGATTATAAGCACAGAGGCCACCAAATTCACCCCAGTTCTTTGTTAAGTGGGAAGAGATTTCCATGGGCCTTACCACAGGAGAATCCTATCACTGAAACACTCATACTATGGTCCCTGCATGGCCACTGCcagaaaaggctttatcacactgCTTATATTCATGGCGTTTCTCTCCaggatgtgttctttcatgtatttgtagAGAACTATGATATACAAATTttgggaacaagcaaaagaaatgtGTTTTAAGTACTGCGTTTTTGTTGTTGGACTCTATTTAATCATGGAATGAAACTACGTTAAAGTTCTTAGGTTCTAGGGGAGCTGGAGAATTACCAatagctgaacagcttctgttattcctcttttctttcacaaAACATGACTATTCCTAATGGCAAAAGAACAAATGGATATGATTGGTTAGATGGTAAAACCTATATTCTATATCCATTGATATTGTGCAATCACTTAAAGAAAGCCCCTATCCCTAAATGCTGAGGGGTGGAAAAAAGTATCTGTAATTTGTCACATATGTTTGTggttttcaaaattaaaagatTCATAACATGGGTTGCAGGTGAGCTCCTGAGTATATTCCACATTCCTGATTAATCAGATCGATTACATAAATTCTTGTCATCTGCATTAACATGGTATTGGAGTTGTACTGGTTCTAAGTGGACTCATAACACAGAGGCCGTACCCCATTGCTTACATGCGTAGAATCTCTCCAGTATGAACAATTTTATGATGATGAAGACTATATAAATGTGCAATGGCTTCACCATATTAAATACGTTCTTCAGTATGAATTTTTTCATGCCTTTGAAGATGACTTTGATGTGCAAAGGCTGTACTACATTGGTGACATTCATAGTGATTCTCTCCAGAGTGTGCCCTTTTATTTACTTGGAAACTAATATGTCGTGCAAAGGCTTGTCaaattggttacattcatagagtttctctctagtatgtgttctttcatgtatttggagaTGTGCAAAGATTTTATgacgtgcaaaggctttaccacattgattacaaccctagggtttctctcctgtatgtgtccTTTTATGCATTTGGAGGCTATTGTGATATGAGAAGGCTTTATCACATTAATtatatttgtagggtttctctccagtatgtgttcttttatgtatttggagatgactgtaacatacaaaggctttaacacattgattatattcataatgtttctctccagtatgtgttctctTATGTACTTGGACACTATTGTGAtatgaaaaggctttatcacttTGGtcacattcataaggtttctctccactatgtgttcttttatgtattcgGAGATGACTGTGActaaaaggctttaccacactggttACATTCAAAGGGTTTCTTctcagtatgtgttcttttatgtatgtgaagcTGACTGTATCGTGCATAGGCTTTACCACGTTGGttgcattcatagggtttctctccagtatctgttcttttatgtatttgtagGTGACTGTAATGTGCAAAGGTTTgcccacattgattacattcatagggtttctctgcaGTGTGAATTTTTTCATTCCTTTGAGGGTGACTGTGATCTCCAAAGGCTTTACGACATGGAGTATATTCAAAggttttctctccagtatgacttCTTTTATGCCTGCAAAGATAATTGGAACATGTgaaagctttaccacattcattacactgATGAATCTTtttatctgtatgtctgtatgaattAATTTACAATTTGGTTTAATGGTAAAGAGGAATCAGATCTTAATGTTTTATCACTTTTTTACATTCATGGTTCCCccttttgggttgttttgtgtcTTTGAAGATACCTGTGATGGTAAAAGCATTTATTACATAGCTTACATTTATAGCATCCTTTTTCTATTACGTTTACCACATATTTGCAAACAGGAATAACTCAGAGCTTTGCCACACTAATTGCATTCATAAATTTTCCTTTAGTATGAACCATACTACAATTGGAGAGTGGACCAGTACAAATAGAAGAATTTCcagattcctagtacccacaggGATTTTCTGCAGTGTGAATTTAAGGGTGAATTCCCAATTAAGTTGGAAAACTAACCAATTGTAAACTTGTATCATACTCAGAAAGTCTACTAAATGTAGGGGCTACTATATATCTTCTAATTTttctaggagagaaagagaggtactTTGTTTCTTTCAATATCCCTATACTCATATGGCTTGAATCCATTGTGACATAAGATAtacctgttttaaaaaaagaataacaaataaaatacaaattgggAAAACATATTTCATTCAGACTatgttcctcatagacatgtggTATAGGGATTAAGGTTTCTCAACATCAAAATTCTTGATACTCATAAACTGCCCCTATCACTAAACTTAGCAATGTTACTACAAGTATATGAGGAACCCCAGGTTTGCCATGGACTGTTCAGATAGTATAAGATTTAGACATATATTTATCACATACTCAGTGTGACTAACCTTTTGCCATATGAGTGGTATGAGACTAAACAGATTGGCAGTTCTTCAGCATAGCTCTAAAGGGACTATGATACACAAGGTGATATCTGTTAAGAGactgtttctttcttaaaagaatgCCTTGGAAACGAAAATCAGATACCTGACATTGAGGTATATCGTTTTGTGTGaacttaataatcactgatatactTAAAGCAGTACTTTTTTacactgttgcttttcttttaaactttcagAACACATTAAAATTTGTTCAGAGGCATATCTATATCAACTTGCacatgaaaattaccttccaCTTCTGGAACATTGACAATGTTCTTCAGTAGTATGGTTTCCCAATTGTAACcgaaaatatatgatatattattggaAATTAGGCAAAATTTAAGTTACTATCTTCAGTGAACCTTAGAACAATGTCTAACTTACTCACTTTATTCTTCATTCTCAATTGATATTAcagaaaaacatcaaaacaaagaaacagtagTGCCCTTATTTTAAAGAGTGAAAGAAAATTCACTGTCATACCTATAGCAGTTAGGATCCTGTAGGTCTCCAACATCACAActttgtagagactcttctgaAAAGGATCCATCAAAGCCCACTCTTCCTGAGTGAAGTTCACACGCACATCCTCATAGGTCATTGCATTCTAAAATATCCCATCCAAGTGGACAAGAGAAAGCATAATACTGCCAACACAATAAATGTATACTTCAATAACAATATAGTCAATTTACTTCTGATGTATCCACCACTTATTTCCTAAGCAGAAGTCTTATGTAATTGCAGGTCATTTTAGAACAAAACTAAATGATTTTCATCGCTGTCATTTCCTTGCTCTTTGAGTAGGATATAGCCTTGCAAAAGAAATGCCAGttaacacacacgcgcacgcacgcacacacacacacacacacacacacacacacagacacagagagagacagagagagagagagagagagagagagagagaggcaaacagatcAACAATACTAGGTACACATTAGGGAAATTGTATGAACAAATACTAATTAAATAAATGATGGGTAATCTGGGTGTATTGACTCAtgactttaattccaacactcaagaggcagaagcaggtgtatCTCATTGATTTGGATGCCAGCATCGTCTGTGCAATGACTCAGCAGTCGTGGACAATACCACCTGCCTCCTAAGAGGTCTGCTCTAatctgagacacacacataggACATCCCCCAATCTCCACCTGCTGGAACCCTAGCAAGCCCACTAGTCATGGGCTCTGCCCTGCCCTATGGGAACTCCATCCTCCTTCTGGTCTCTACCTAGACCTGAAGTGAGGATAGGTGCACTGCACTGTACTGTACCCCACTGTatggctctgcctgcctcccaggaggcaTGCTCCAACACAGATAACGAGGCCAGTCAACACCAGTGAAAACCAGATTGCTAAAAGCAAGCACAAGTACATAATTAAGAGAAGCCAATGTAATATGGCActatcagaacccagctctctaTTAGAGCAAGCCCTGGACACACTAACACACGTGAAGAGCAAGACTATGACTTTAaacccatctcatgaagatgatagaggcctttaaagaaaataaataattcctttaaagtaatgcaggaaaacataatcaaacaggtagaagcacttaaagaggaagcagataaatactGTTAGATAcaaaaaaatacaaccaaacaggcaaAGGATATGAATAAAATGGTCTAGGACTTAAAAGTGAAAAtgtaaacaataaagaaaatgcaaatagaggcaatcctggagatgggaaacctaggaaagaatacaggaactacagatgcaaccatcatcaaaagaatacaagacatggaagagagaatctcatgcacaaaagataccatagaagaaatcGATGCATCAGTTCCAATAAATGCCAAATGTAAAAaattcctaactcaaaacatctaggaaatttgggacactataAAAAGACTAAGCCTAAGAGTAATAGGAATGGAAGAAGGTGAGGATTCCCAGTACAatgggccagaaaacatcttcaacaagatcatagaagaaaacttccctaacctaaagagatgcctgACTTAAAGAGAAGTTTACAGGACACAAAATAGattagactagaaaagaaaatgcttccaccacataataattaaaacacttaaTGTACAgagcaaagaatgaatattaaaagctacaagggacaaaaaccaagtaacatacaaaggcaaacctatcataattatacctgacttctcaataaATACTCTAAAAGCAAGgaaatcctggagagatgtctcgcAGACCCTAAGATACCACAGATGCAAGCCTACTATAACCATGAAAACTTTCAGTctcaatagatggagaaacaaagatattctctgacaaaactgaatttaaactatatctttctactaatccagccctacagaggatacaaGAAGGAgaacaccaacacaaggagggtaactatatccaacaaaacacaagaaaatgatcaTCTCACAGCACAACCAAAAGAAGAGATCACACACAAACTTACATACCACCGCCaatatcaaaataataggaaCTAAAAAACATTGGTTATTAATATCTCAATATCAACGTactcaatttctcaataaaaagacacaggctaacagactggattcataaacaggatccatcattctcttgcatgcaagaaacacacttGAGCAACAAGTTAGACACTACTTCAGTGTAAAGAGCTGGAGTAAGGTtcttccaagcaaacagacccacgaaacaagctggaatagctatTCTAATACCTAATagaccttcaaccaaaagttatcaaaagaaatggggaaggacacttcatactcatgaaaggaaaaatccaccaagatgatatcttaattctgaacatccatGACACAAATGCAAGAGCACTCATATTCGTAAAGAATTATTATCAAAGCTCAGACCACATAGtgaaccacacacaataatagtggaggaCTTCAACACTCCATTTTCACCAATGAAcaggtcatcaaaacagaaactaagcagaaagAATGTTGTTATGAACCACATCGATTTAACAAATATCGACAGAATCcttcatcccaaaacaaaagaatatgccttcttctcagcatatCACAGAATACTCTCTAATGACCATACAATCAAGCCTCAACAGATCcaagaacattgaaataaccccaagcattctatcagatcaccatggtttaaggctggacttcaaaaacagaaacaagagaaagccaaCATAGTCATAGAAAATGAATAACCCTTTACTCAACAATTAATTagtcagggaaaaaataaagaaattaaagactttctagaatacaatgaaaatgaaggcagaacataGAAAAACTCATTGGACATGATGAAAGCaacactaagaggaaaacttcatACCACTAAGTCTCTTCCATGTTTATTCCTAAAAATGTACTTCTAGAAAGATATGTGAGGGCTGGCAACATggctcagacacacacaaaagcacttaGCAGATAAACCTAAAGACCTGAGTCCAAGTCCCTGAGCTCATGCAAAGGTAAAAAGATCCAATTCCACAAAATTTTCCTGATCTTCACACATAGGCCATAATATGTATGTGCCCACCCATTCatcatacactatacacacaatacaaattaataattttgtcaaaaacattaaaaataaatgtgatatgaATACCATATTTTAGTACATTGGATCTTATACAAATTGCACTACAGATAACAAATATTAGTGTGGCAATCTCTTTGCATGTTATTTAGAGTAATATACATATTGGCCAAAATGATGTGAGCAATATAATCCCTGTTGTTCATTGAGAAAAGTGACGCTCTCAgaagacaatggaggagtgacatGCCAGCATCTGAGGAGCCAACAGAAGAGCCTGAGTTCCACCTGCTTGTGGTCCAGAGAAGAGGGGGTTACCAACATGAGAGATGAGTAGAAGAGTTAGTTGGCACCCAAAGCACAGGAAGTGAGGGCTGCAGAAGCTCAGAGAGGAGGGACCAAGGTGGAGGTGGAAGGCAACATGAGCAGTGCATGTGTCCCCTGAAGTTCTGTGCCATGACTAGCTTAGGAACAGAAAAGCCCTCAACACAGTTTTGTGCTGTCTTCCTCGGTTTCACACCTAAGATGTAAACCATTTCTTTGTCTGTATACAGTCTGTATATATCACCCACTCATGTGTTGCTCCATCACCATCTCTGTCTCAAATCTACTGTCACTGCAGCTCTGTGTACAGATAACCCTTCCATAGAAGCCCATTGCTACCAAGTGCTGTGTTTTCTTTCCACCTTTATCCTACTATGGAGTGGCATTGCCATCGCACATCATCACAGGAAGAACAGTGCACATAATATTTTAAGGGCAAAACAGCCGATTTGTGTTACTTTTACTGTAGCATACAGTTAAACATGGCTGTTAACGTGTTATTGTGTTTAATTTATAGGCTAAAGTTTATCATCAATATTCATGTACAGAAAAACAGCATGTGTAAGGCTTGATGATATTCCACTGCAGTCTTGCCATGCATTTGCCATGGTTAAgggactactactactacttaagGACAGAGAACAGCACATAAATACATACTAAATGCACTTGCCAGGATTAATGCAAACACACAGTCCAAAAGGAGACTATGGGAGCCATCATTTAACCAAAGCCTTCTTAGTAAATGTGTTTTCCACATATGTACAATTTTCACCCAACTAAAGTTTAAGTATCAATATTTTTGGTTAAAGTTGTTTTATATGGGAATATTTTTACAATGAGATAATCCCTATAAAGCATGGAACATGAGTCCTGGCACACAGAGTTCAGTAAGTGTTagtaatttttaatgttaattaagTGTATTATGTAAGTGCTTGCCTTAGGATTCAGAATGAACAGAGTATACTTACTCTTTTGATGGCCCAAGGGCAtcctaataaatattaaatacttaatGAGGCTACGAGCGCAAGGACATCTTGGAAGTTACCAGGAATTCTGGGGTTGTTGTTTCCTGCACAGCTCCAATGTGAGGTCTGGCTAATGGTGGGACTGGAGTCAGCCAGCTACCACTAACTCTATCAAGCTGTCAGTTCTCATGGCTGTCAGAGTGTCCGCACTGGCTATTTCTCA is part of the Rattus norvegicus strain BN/NHsdMcwi chromosome 1, GRCr8, whole genome shotgun sequence genome and harbors:
- the LOC134485293 gene encoding zinc finger protein 433-like gives rise to the protein MYGMFLDALTYDDVHVNFTQEEWALLDPSQKSLYKHVMHETYRNLTAIGIKEVILERKPLNILHVVKPLEITVTLKGMKKFTLQRNPMNVINVGKPLHITVTYKYIKEQILERNPMNATNVPPNA